A region from the Acyrthosiphon pisum isolate AL4f chromosome A1, pea_aphid_22Mar2018_4r6ur, whole genome shotgun sequence genome encodes:
- the LOC100161102 gene encoding patched domain-containing protein 3 has product MTCGIECIDKWLTKAFYRLGLVVAKHPGYFLLVPVFLTAICITGFQRVKFEIDPEYLFSPEQGPGKTERAIVESYFKMNYSSLFNPTRITRPGRFGRVIVIPKQSDTMLSVEIWKELRILDDIIRNASITWGPENTAYKYDDICARWIDQCFPNDILNLDYVMNDVVNGSLKLTFPIMFNPVTWDAHTFPVYFGGTETDEDGLITRVPALQLVYFITADTKAQDERGSLWEEAFLDAVGKAEDSGRFSHISTARFGSRTLDIELENNTRTVVPYFSSAFILMAVFSVVTCMMTDWVRSKPLLGLMGNVSAAMATIAAFGCAVYVGIPFIGINFVSPFLMCSIGIDDTFVMLAAWRRTPVTMDVPERLARTLSDAAVSITITSVTDIVSFCIGKFSPFPAIQIFCLYSGFAVCFIFVWHLTFFSACMAIAGYAEHSNRHSITCLKVKPVSMSDKESWLYRVFCSGGVNPKDPGNPRDNPDNAIMVWCRDSLGWALNQWYVKIMVLLVFAGYLAGALYGTTTIQEGLQRRKLSRADSYSIEFYDRDDFYFREFPYRIQVIIAGELDYWDVDVQNEIENLTKAFENSTFISSPLYTESWVRSFVNYVNRNQEELNVTIDTRETFLQTLNDLWLFKPNPFSLDVKFNDDGTKIVASRFMIQAVNISDGNMEKDMVRELRKIAHESPLNVSVFHPYFVFFDQFELVRPTSIQSMVVGGATMMLISFLFIPNVLCSLWVAFSIVSIELGVVGYMALWGVNLDTISMVNLIMCIGFSVDFTAHICYAYMSSGATRPADRVRESLYALGLPIMQGAISTVLGVSALILAGSYIFMVFFKMIFLVIVFGALHGMILLPVLLSLFGPGACGGGSRKARRPSTAADDCSKSAAQLAGGNNNGAARGPVLHTAPVAAAARLWRSGQAVPRRRVCQQAVRRQPEAGQGHGSGHVGGLE; this is encoded by the exons TGAGAGCTACTTTAAGATGAACTATTCGTCACTTTTCAATCCAACACGGATCACCAGACCAG gtCGATTTGGTCGAGTAATTGTTATACCTAAACAAAGCGACACTATGTTATCGGTTGAAATATGGAAAGAACTACGAATACTCGACGACATCATCAGAAATGCGTCGATCACTTGGGGTCCAGAAAACACTGCGTATAAGTATGACGATATATGTGCTCGGTGGATAGACCAGTGTTTCCCAAATGACATCTTAAATCTAGACTACGTGATGAACGACGTGGTCAATGGCAGCTTGAAGCTGACGTTCCCTATCATGTTCAATCCAGTTACGTGGGACGCACACACGTTTCCTGTTTACTTCGGAGGTACTGAAACGGACGAGGACGGGTTGATTACAAGAGTACCGGCGTTACAACTAGTTTACTTTATTACAGCCGATACTAAAGCACAAGATGAAAg GGGCTCGCTATGGGAAGAGGCGTTCCTGGACGCGGTCGGCAAGGCCGAAGACTCGGGACGGTTCAGTCACATATCCACGGCGCGTTTTGGGTCCAGGACGTTGGACATCGAGCTGGAGAACAACACCAGGACGGTGGTACCGTACTTCTCGTCCGCTTTCATCCTGATGGCCGTCTTCTCCGTGGTGACGTGCATGATGACCGACTGGGTGCGCAGCAAACCATTGCTAGGGCTCATGGGCAACGTGTCCGCCGCAATGGCCACCATCGCCGCATTCGGTTGTGCAGTTTACGTCGGCATACCGTTCATCGGCATCAACTTCGTGTCACCGTTCCTCATGTGCA GTATAGGCATCGACGACACGTTCGTCATGTTGGCCGCGTGGCGACGAACGCCAGTGACCATGGACGTGCCCGAAAGATTGGCGAGAACGCTGTCCGACGCCGCCGTATCGATTACCATCACTTCAGTCACCGACATAGTGAGCTTCTGCATCGGAAAATTCAGCCCGTTCCCGGCCATACAAATATTCTGCTTATATTCGG GATTTGCCGTTTGTTTTATATTCGTATGGCACCTGACGTTCTTTTCCGCGTGCATGGCTATCGCCGGATACGCAGAGCACAGTAACCGTCACTCCATCACGTGCCTTAAAGTCAAACCGGTGTCGATGtcag ACAAAGAATCGTGGTTGTACAGAGTGTTCTGTTCGGGTGGAGTGAACCCCAAGGACCCTGGAAATCCACGGGACAACCCTGACAACGCGATAATGGTTTGGTGTCGAGACAGTCTAGGATGGGCGTTGAACCAGTGGTACGTGAAGATAATGGTGCTCTTGGTGTTCGCTGGATACCTGGCGGGTGCATTGTACGGCACCACCACCATCCAAGAAGGACTACAGAGGAGAAAGCTGTCCAGGGCCGACTCGTACTCCATAGAGTTCTACGACCGGGACGATTTTTATTTCAGAGAATTCCCGTACAGAATCCAG GTAATAATTGCCGGGGAATTGGACTACTGGGATGTGGACGTGCAAAACGAAATAGAGAATTTGACCAAGGCTTTCGAGAATTCGACGTTCATATCTAGTCCACTGTACACCGAGTCTTGGGTACGGTCGTTCGTGAATTACGTGAATCGAAACCAAGAGGAGCTCAACGTGACCATCGACACACGTGAAACGTTTTTGCAAACACTGAACGAC CTGTGGCTGTTCAAACCGAATCCATTCTCGTTGGATGTTAAGTTTAACGACGACGGTACCAAAATCGTGGCTTCTCGATTCATGATACAGGCGGTAAATATTAGCGACGGAAACATGGAAAAAGACATGGTGAGAGAACTGCGGAAAATCGCGCACGAATCTCCGTTAAACGTTAGCGTTTTCCATCCATACTTCGTATTTTTCGATCAG TTCGAACTCGTAAGGCCAACTTCGATCCAGTCCATGGTGGTGGGCGGGGCTACGATGATGCTGATCTCGTTCCTGTTCATACCGAACGTGCTGTGCTCCCTGTGGGTGGCCTTCTCCATCGTGTCCATCGAGCTGGGCGTGGTCGGCTACATGGCCCTATGGGGCGTCAACCTGGACACGATATCCATGGTGAACCTGATCATGTGCATCGGGTTCTCCGTGGACTTCACCGCGCACATATGCTACGCGTACATGTCGTCCGGGGCGACGCGGCCCGCTGATCGGGTCCGGGAGAGCCTGTACGCGCTGGGCCTGCCGATCATGCAGGGCGCGATCAGCACGGTGCTAGGAGTGTCGGCCCTGATACTGGCCGGCAGCTACATATTCATGGTGTTTTTCAAGATGATCTTCTTGGTGATAGTGTTCGGCGCCCTGCACGGCATGATCCTGCTGCCCGTGCTCCTGTCGCTGTTCGGCCCGGGCGCGTGCGGCGGTGGGTCGCGGAAAGCTCGCCGCCCGTCCACCGCGGCGGACGACTGCAGCAAGTCGGCGGCGCAACTGGCCGGCGGCAACAACAACGGCGCCGCCCGCGGACCCGTACTGCATACCGCACCCGTCGCTGCTGCAGCCAGACTTTGGCGAAGTGGACAGGCGGTACCGCGGCGGCGTGTCTGCCAACAAGCCGTACGCCGCCAACCCGAGGCCGGACAAGGACATGGGTCTGGGCACGTCGGAGGACTCGAGTGA